One genomic window of Channa argus isolate prfri chromosome 5, Channa argus male v1.0, whole genome shotgun sequence includes the following:
- the cldn19 gene encoding claudin-19 isoform X1: MANSGLQLLGYFLALGGWIGIISTTALPQWKQSSYAGDAIITAVGLYEGLWMSCASQSTGQVQCKIFDSMLSLDIHIQTCRALMVVSVLLGFIGIIVSVVGMKCTKVGDNNPVTKTRIAVTGGALFLLAGLCTLVSVSWYATQVSYQFFNPNTPPNARYEFGSALFVGWAAASLTVLGGSLLCCSCSKEDIRGQQYYRQSQPSTAREPNVKSTPPEKREQYL, from the exons ATGGCCAATTCAGGTCTCCAGTTGTTGGGTTATTTCTTGGCGTTGGGTGGATGGATCGGCATCATCTCCACCACTGCCTTGCCGCAATGGAAGCAGTCTTCGTATGCTGGCGATGCCATCATCACAGCCGTGGGTCTGTACGAGGGGCTGTGGATGAGCTGTGCCTCACAGAGTACAGGACAGGTGCAGTGCAAGATCTTTGACTCCATGCTCTCGCTGGACA TCCACATCCAGACATGCCGGGCACTTATGGTGGTATCAGTACTGCTGGGCTTTATTGGCATCATCGTCAGCGTGGTGGGCATGAAGTGCACTAAGGTGGGAGATAACAACCCAGTCACCAAGACCCGCATCGCTGTGACCGGAGGGGCTCTTTTCCTGCTCGCAG GTCTATGTACATTGGTGTCTGTGTCCTGGTATGCCACTCAGGTGTCCTATCAGTTCTTTAACCCCAATACACCGCCCAATGCCAG GTATGAGTTTGGCTCGGCCCTGTTTGTGGGCTGGGCGGCGGCCAGCCTGACAGTACTGGGTGGCTCCTTGCTGTGCTGCTCCTGCTCTAAAGAAGACATACGAGGACAGCAGTACTACCGTCAATCACAGCCTTCCACAGCCAGGGA ACCAAATGTTAAAAGTACCCCACCAGAGAAAAGGGAGCAGTACTTGTAG
- the cldn19 gene encoding claudin-19 isoform X2: MANSGLQLLGYFLALGGWIGIISTTALPQWKQSSYAGDAIITAVGLYEGLWMSCASQSTGQVQCKIFDSMLSLDIHIQTCRALMVVSVLLGFIGIIVSVVGMKCTKVGDNNPVTKTRIAVTGGALFLLAGLCTLVSVSWYATQVSYQFFNPNTPPNARYEFGSALFVGWAAASLTVLGGSLLCCSCSKEDIRGQQYYRQSQPSTAREAELLSETSFPD, from the exons ATGGCCAATTCAGGTCTCCAGTTGTTGGGTTATTTCTTGGCGTTGGGTGGATGGATCGGCATCATCTCCACCACTGCCTTGCCGCAATGGAAGCAGTCTTCGTATGCTGGCGATGCCATCATCACAGCCGTGGGTCTGTACGAGGGGCTGTGGATGAGCTGTGCCTCACAGAGTACAGGACAGGTGCAGTGCAAGATCTTTGACTCCATGCTCTCGCTGGACA TCCACATCCAGACATGCCGGGCACTTATGGTGGTATCAGTACTGCTGGGCTTTATTGGCATCATCGTCAGCGTGGTGGGCATGAAGTGCACTAAGGTGGGAGATAACAACCCAGTCACCAAGACCCGCATCGCTGTGACCGGAGGGGCTCTTTTCCTGCTCGCAG GTCTATGTACATTGGTGTCTGTGTCCTGGTATGCCACTCAGGTGTCCTATCAGTTCTTTAACCCCAATACACCGCCCAATGCCAG GTATGAGTTTGGCTCGGCCCTGTTTGTGGGCTGGGCGGCGGCCAGCCTGACAGTACTGGGTGGCTCCTTGCTGTGCTGCTCCTGCTCTAAAGAAGACATACGAGGACAGCAGTACTACCGTCAATCACAGCCTTCCACAGCCAGGGA GGCAGAGTTGTTGAGTGAAACTAGTTTCCCTGACTGA